One genomic window of Phalacrocorax aristotelis chromosome 23, bGulAri2.1, whole genome shotgun sequence includes the following:
- the LOC142067800 gene encoding feather keratin Cos1-1/Cos1-3/Cos2-1-like yields MKGRYKSQSKSPLSHPLLLPPSPWEQPRDMSCYSQCLPCRPCGPTPLANSCNEPCVRQCQNSTVVIEPSPVVVTLPGPILSSFPQSTVVGSSTSAAVGSILSCDGVPISSGGFDLSCITSRYCGRRCPPC; encoded by the exons ATGAAGGGCAGGTATAAAAGCCAGAGCAAGTCCCCGCTCTCTCATCCACTTCTcttgcctccttctccttgggaACAG CCCAgagacatgtcctgctacagccagtgcctgccatgccggccctgcggcccgaccccgctggccaacagctgcaatgagccctgtgtcaggcagtgccagaactCCACTGTCGTCATTGAGCCCTCTcccgtggtggtgaccctgcccggccccatcctcagctccttcccacagagcaccgtGGTGGGCTCGTCCACCtccgctgctgttggcagcatcctgagctgtgatggagtgcccatctcctccgggggcttTGACCTCTCCTGCATTACCAGCCGCTACTGTGGCAGAAGGTGCCCTCCCTGCTAA
- the LOC142068112 gene encoding feather keratin Cos1-1/Cos1-3/Cos2-1-like, with amino-acid sequence MSCYSQHLQCWPCGPTPLANSCNEPCVRQCQNSTVVIEPSPVVVTLPGPILSSFPQSTVVGSSTSAAVGSILSCDGVPISSGGFDLSCITSRYCGRRCLPC; translated from the coding sequence ATGTCCTGCTACAGCCAGCACCTGCAATGCTGGCCCTGCGGCCCGACCccgctggccaacagctgcaatgagccctgtgtcaggcagtgccagaactCCACTGTCGTCATTGAGCCCTCTcccgtggtggtgaccctgcccggccccatcctcagctccttcccacagagcaccgtGGTGGGCTCGTCCACCtccgctgctgttggcagcatcctgagctgtgatggagtgcccatctcctccgggggcttTGACCTCTCCTGCATTACCAGCCGCTACTGTGGCAGAAGGTGCCTCCCCTGCTAA